The genomic window GTAACGAAGCAGGATTTCCTTGATGCCGTAGACAGAATCATCGGGGGGCTTGAAAAGAAAAATAAAGCGATTAAACCTTCTGAAAAGAAGAGAGTGGCTTATCACGAAGCAGGACACGCAACAATTTCTTGGTTGGTAGAGCACGCTTCTCCGCTGTTGAAAGTAACGATTGTTCCGAGAGGACGTTCTTTAGGAGCAGCTTGGTATTTGCCGGAAGAAAGACAGTTGACCACTACTGAACAAATGCTGGATGAAATGTGTGCAACATTAGGAGGTAGAGCAGCAGAACAGGTAATTTTTGATAATATTTCTACCGGTGCGCTTTCTGACTTGGAAAGTGTAACAAAGAGAGCTCAGGCAATGGTTACAATCTACGGTTTGAGCCCAAATATTGGTAATATTTCTTACTATGACAGTTCAGGTCAGTCGGAATATTCTTTTGGAAAACCTTATTCTGAAGAAACAGCTAAGAAAATCGATATTGAAATCAAAGCAATCATTGAAGATCAATACGACAGAGCAATTAGAATTTTGACAGAAAACAAGGATAAATTGGATGCTTTGGCGAATAAGCTGTTGGAAAAAGAAGTGATCTTCCGTGAAGATTTAGAGGAAGTATTCGGAAAAAGAGCCTGGGATCCGGAATTGACAGAAAAACCGGTAACGAATACCATTCCTGACGGGAAAGACAATGCAGAAGAAATAACAATTAAAGAAAAAGAAGAGGGAAGCGAAATCCAGGCTCCTGAAAGTTCTTCTCAACTATAAAATCTTTAGAAATAAATAATTTTACAACCTGACAATTCTAAAATTGTCAGGTTTTTTCATATTTATACCTATATTTTTGGAATCTATTATGATTTATTTTCTATTTTTGTATAAAGTTGACTAAAAATAGATTAAGTTGAATTTATTCAAGAAGATTGTAAGCAAACTTACCAACCAGCCTGAAGAAGAGGATACACAGAGCCTGGAGAAGCTTGGGGATTCGTTGAAAAATGCGGATCTTGACTATAAGTTTGCCCAATTGTTTACGCATTCGGGTGGTTTTTTTAATTACTGTGCAGATGAAGGAGAAGCGTTACAGACTTTAAATCAAATTGTTAAAATAGAAGGAGTTACCAATGTGTTTTGTTGGGACAAAGAGCTCCAGAATTTTTTAAATGTTGTGAGAGTTCCCTATACCTCAGATCTGGAACATAATAATGATTCTGCTTTTATTACCTGTGAATATCTTATCGCCTATGATGGAAGAATAATGCTGTCTCACAATAATATTCTTCACTACCATTCTTCAAGGCTGCCAAGCAAAATTATCATCATAGCCAATGTTTCACAGATTGTGAATAACCTTAATGATGCGATGGGAAAAATAAAGAGGAATGGAAATATCAAAAATCTTACTTCAATCAGTGGAAACCAGTCAAAATTAGATACTGTTTCTAATTCAAGTACGAAGTTGTTTTTATTGCTGCTTGAAGATTAAGCATCACCTTTCTAAATTTTAAATTTTGGA from Chryseobacterium camelliae includes these protein-coding regions:
- a CDS encoding LUD domain-containing protein, with the protein product MNLFKKIVSKLTNQPEEEDTQSLEKLGDSLKNADLDYKFAQLFTHSGGFFNYCADEGEALQTLNQIVKIEGVTNVFCWDKELQNFLNVVRVPYTSDLEHNNDSAFITCEYLIAYDGRIMLSHNNILHYHSSRLPSKIIIIANVSQIVNNLNDAMGKIKRNGNIKNLTSISGNQSKLDTVSNSSTKLFLLLLED